ATACCTAAATCACAAAACGACGACTTTCTTTGCTACTTGAAGATTCGTTACTTCTCGTCGGTACCTTCGGTGCTTGAGAAGTATTGCATAGATTACCTCAGATTAGAAGGGTTTTCGGTACGTGATTTGTGAGCGATACATATAGCGAGGGCactttcgtgctgataacgtgttgtgaaactagcctaatagcaCAATTATAAGAGAAGAACAATTGAGAGAAAAGTTATAATATTTCATTGAATGAGATGTTTTACATTGAGATACAATAGGGGTATATATATGATTACAAAACTTGGAGAAGAAGCTAATCTATTTTTGGTgttgataaccataataataatatatttataacaataacaaataaacacaaattagccattttttttctttttaactatGGATCAATGGAATGTAACGCATCAGCTGAAAATAATATGTTAATGAGGTCCTGAGTTGTGAATATATTGAGTGGCTTTTGTAGTAGAGTAATTTAATTGAGACCctacttaattatttatttgggcattTGTATGTTGGGTCGGAGGTGTGTTTTTAATAAagttttctttttaaaaaaaaaacttaattatttattgacaaagaataaaaaaatatagGAAATTAATGGCACAAGAATCCATATTTTCTTGGTCCATACAGACGGATTTTCCATGTGATTCGGATGAACATTAATGCGCCTGCAATTGTGGATGCCCTCTACATCATCTCGGACGCCCACCACGCCCACCAGTCGGATGCAACGGAGACAGTCTTACCGTTTGTTATGATCGTGGCATCTGCTCTAGTATTTCTAGATCTTGGTTTTTGAAACCGAAATTCCACGTGCTTATCTACTCACTAGATTCTTTGTTGTTGATGGTTTTATTCTTTAGTGTGTAACATCTGATCTTTATTTAgggattttttttttctgataACCGAGGGAACCCGCTTACATGGTGAACCCCCGGATCCCCCTCCCCCAATACCCGACTAACCAAGGGGAACAGGTAATGCGCGACGTAAGCACCGGCTCAGTGGCATTTAGAGAGCTGGTGGAAGCAAGTATCGAACTCAAGACCTTTAGGATATTTGAAACACTCTATACCACTCCACCACATCCCTAAAGGTTTTATTTAGGGATTTAGGGGTGTGCATGAAATGAAAGTAACTTaagtgttgttttttttttaagaggtaaaatgtctgcagtctgcggagacttctaaaataaacgggtggtggtgtacggacggtagtgctgggtggtggtggtggacggtggtcgTGCTGGACAGTGGTGGTAGGTAGTGGacagtgggtggtggtggtgatggtgggtggtggacagtgctaatggtggtggtggtggtggtgatggtgggtggtggacagtggtggtgatggtggtggtggtggtgtttaacccaCTGCAAACCTTAAAAGATCTTAGAAGTGGTTGGGCAAGTCCGCACCAAGAAAAGCTCGCGTAAACGTTTTTTAATAAAACGTcttcggaaaaacaaacagtctgcagaTGACAATGTCTGCGTTTGGTCTGCACGGCGCAGACataaaagattgcgcagatcttttctaaaaaaacaaacaccaccttataAAATCGAACCAAACTAACCAAATCCAACCTAAAAGTAATGGATtggttttattttcttttgtaaacCGATATTAAACTGTCCCATACACCTCCATGTCTAGTTTAACTAGTTTGCATCATTCCTTGTGTTAAACCCGTGTTACTTGTCATTGCCTTTACTACTCTTGAATAAGTCATATAATGGATGTTTAAATCGTCACCTCGACTATCACATCATATTCCAAACTTTCTtaaaaaacatcaaattttcCCAAAATGCTACATCCTTTTTAAACGCCACAGCATCCCTTATTTGTAAAGTTAATCCATATAGATCAAATTACTTttacaatattttttttatatttcttaTATATTTTACTATATATTAAAACACATTAGCTACAAGAgactttttatgttttatttttaacaCACTTTTTTTGTACTTTTTTGTTTTACCACTAAACTAACATGTTTTCTTTGGTCTCCATTTTGCTTTTAGTTACAATAATGTCATTTACACTCATATATTTAATCTTTTATCTTATCATTTATGtactttactcttttttttttttttttttgacatttgTAACCATCCTACAAGACATTTTATATCTTTTTTTATGTTTTGGCCACAAAGTTATTAGTTCTTACACGTTGACCCTTTCAAATTATGTTAAAGTTTTTTAAACCAATTTACATTCTTACCCCCTaagttttaataaatttatcacaTGTCCCATAaactttaataacattatttTTTACTCTTTTAAACCCGCATTACACAACAACCCCCGAATTTTAAAAGAATTACCGTTATAAATTTTAATGAATTTTCGTTGTGACGTCATGATTTTTGCTTTCCAAAAAAGATTTGTTCCCCGCCGCAACGCGTATGTAGAAACAACCTAGTTCAAACAATAGAACATAccttaaaattaaattaaaaataagaaaatagaagtaaaagttaaaaataaaaacatacataGACTAAAATTAAAAACAtacataaattaaaataaaagcgtacttaaattaaaaataaaaataaaaataaaaatgtacATACACTAAAAATAATAAGATATGTTATGCCGTTTTTTATATGTTTACATAACTTCAAGTGCGTCTTCAGTTTCCCATGTGTGTTCGGTCCATCATTAGCATGTTAGTATCTTGATTGCCCTTTGAACACGTCTATGGTTTCCTCTCTTCGATCCATATCTGATTCCATTGGAACACTGAGTTTGTCAACAAGTTTTGGTATCGCCTTGATCTGGTCTTTGCATTTGTCCTTTAAAGATCCAAAAAATGGCCGGATACTGTAAACCACGTTTAGACCTTGACAAGAACTCGAAGATCCGAACCTGCACGCTGAACAAACCGTTAGGCTCGTCGCAGAGGTGGGAGGGCCactctgcgaccaccctccggcgtgaggacAAGTATTTGCTAGAGAGAGAATGTTAGGACGAAGGTTCAGAAAATCGTACTTGTGATGTATttggtgggggtatttatattAGTCAACCTTGATAACGTCATTCGGTTAGGACGCACCTTTTGGAGGTGCCTCTGTTTTGTGGCTGAGGGACGGAGCTTTGAGATATGTGTTCCTTTTGTTTCGGTCCGGCACCTTTTGAAGAAGGTCCGGTCCCGACTATGTATCTTCATCCTTGACTTATTTTTGCCGGTTGGACGAGGAAATTCTTGAAATTCGTCCTCGAGATTGATCCCAAAATCCTCAATTGACGTCGTTGTCTCGTTAGCGCAAAGGTCGGCGCAAACGTGTGTACATCGGAAGCTGATGTGCTAGAGTTGCCGAAGCTTAGTCCTTTTTGGTTGGAAGGAGACCGATTCGAGTCATTTTGGCTCGATTTTTACAACATTCCACACATATTAATGCTTAAAAATTGCTTTCATTTCTTCAATGTACTCTTTTTTAGTAAGAATCATTACTTGACTGTGAGGTTTGCGGTCTAAAAACTCAATAAACTTATTAGTTGGAGTTGCTATCATGTGCCAGTGTGACTTTAAATTGTCGGCGGATTGACATGAAGAACCCAGTTCCATGATAGAAATTCTTATGGACACGAACGTAGATGTCGGTGCATCTTCGGCTGTTGCCATTGTTCGAATCGACAATGATGTGAATAAATGCACGAGCTAGAACTTCTTCGGCTGCAGACCATTTACTTATTGTGACTTTAGGCTTAGAAGATGACGCCACTACTTGTTTCCATCTTTTCTTTCTAACCGATGGAGTCAACATCTCGAAAATTGAGTGTCCGTGCAGGTTGGAAACTGAGTTTACATTGTTCAAAAAATTGTTGAAACCCAGAGTTGGGGTTCTGGAAGGGTTAAAACCTGAGTTGTTGATAAtcaatttcttcttttttaataaaaacttgtTGCACATTTAGTTGGTGAACGTAAATGTCAAATTAATGCCATGTAAGAGACATTTATTCACATTTAGTTGAGGGGTGTTTGTCATAGCTAAAGATGTTTCTCCTCTCACAATCTACATTAATTCACAATTTTGTCACGTTTGGGTTATTTAACAATAAGTTAACTAAACAAAGATATGAAGTTTTTAATGGTACTTGAAAAAAAGCCTCACAAAAAGACTTATGTAAGAGAGAGAGGTTATGAATCAACAATGCTTTTGAACACATCTTTAAAGACATAATTCATTCAACAAACTCTGACACCATACAAAAAGGTAGAAAccaaaattgattttttttgtttttgttaggCACCACCATTTCATGTTTCCATCGGCTCGGGCTTGGCCTCACCTTCAACTTTCTCGACTTGCTTACCTGAAACATAACCCGTTAGACAGGTTGAAAACAGACTCTCATTTGAAAAGTTCACATAACAAGCTGAAATTGTGACGTCTGCTCAAAAATTCATGCCAACTTACCTTTCTTCTTCTTGCCACCGCCTTTCTTTTTGCTCTTTACAGGAAGAGATAACCACGCTTTGATTTCAGGGTGGTCATCAACTGTTTTAGTAGGCTGTAGTTCCTGGAGTCCATGAGACGTTATACGATCAGACCCATTTGGCATCAGAAGAACCGTGAATTTGATATGCGCAACAAAATCACCTGTAAACCACAAACTAAGAGGCTGAATGTTTGAACATAAATTTACAACATaaattgtaatttttttaatattaataccCAATTTTCATGTTCAAGTCTTGTATGGACTCATGTGTCTAGTTCGATTTCAGGGTCTATGTTGGGTTGAACCCGCAATGAACACACCACTACGACAAATGATCCTTGTTCTgccttggtaaataatatttacTGGCACCAAAAGTAAATGTCTTACCAGGCTTTTCATGAAGAACAGGGTAGGGCTGCAAAAGCTCATGGTTAACACACTCAACCAATCCTAATCGTGCACGTTTCTCTTCCAAAGCCCTATCACGCCCATTTCCATTTAGAaactttataataaaataaaaactaaaacaaaAACAACACTGAATAAACGAGAGCATACCTAGCTGAAAACGGCATGATTGGAAAATTCTGACAAATGTCACTGTATATAAACCGAGATGCTTTCATTTTCAGGTGATAACTCTTGTCAACTGCTCGTTTGTAAATCGTTGTCTGTTTTTCGTCCAACAATTTTGGCTGCCAAACAGAACCACTAATAAGTTATAACTATTAAGCAATAAACCACAAAAActaaaaaattaaatataaaataagtaTGCACCTTGCCATCTCCTGTGCTGGTGACGATATCAATTGCATAAACTTCATTTTCCTCGAACTCGGCATCATCGACTCTTGTCTCGGGATTTGAGACGCTCAATACAACTTTGTTCCCGTCAATCACAAATTGTTTCAGCTGATGGCTAAGAACGCCTTCCACAATTTTGCAGTCATACGCAGCAGCAACCTCTTGGATAGCCTTTGTCACATCTTGGTTCTGAAacaaaaaattaataattagcgGCTCACAGAGACAGGTTGCACGGATCACGATACTGGAACATGATTTTCTATCAGTGTAACTATGACTATTAAGAGCATCATTGGAAAAACTCCAttgcacatatatatatacatcatCATCTAGAAATATCATGTTACATATCACccaaaaaagatttaaaaaaagaACAAAACTGGAAAAGTGTACAttaagttttaataaaaaaaaaatctatcaGAGTAACTATGACAAAAGCAACATTTGGAATGTTCTACCATAGCTTTTGATAAGTATTCATCATTTAAGACACGTGGCACAAATCAAGATGCTTAGAACCAACTATACTGAAACATGATTTTCTATCAGTGTAACTATGACTAATAAGAGCATCACTGGAGCAACTCCATAGCGCAAAAATAACATCATCATTtagaaaaatcatgttttattaaAAACACATTGACAAAACACAAAACCAGAAAGACTCACAAAACGAGAGGCATGCAAACTGAGATTGTCGTAAATATGACACTTTAAGAGTTAAAGATATGAACTAAAATGATATAATATGCATACAAAAGAACAGACGTTCAAGAATGTAGGCTCACAAGAAGCACACTCAGCCAATTGAGTGGATAGGCGTGCAAAACGCAAGAACAAGCCAAAGTTGATATAGGCAACAGGGAAAAAGAGGAAATCGAGAAACATGTGATCACCTCGGCAAAGTTGCCTCTTTTAAAAAACCTCATATGCAAAACATGAATACTATGAATTGTATCAATCAAACAAGCGTATGAAATGTATTACTAAACCAATTATACAGATACAAACTAATTATAAATTGTATGATCACAAGGAGCATGGTCACCCAACTGAGTAGATGAACACTAAGAAAACCCAAGTGCACGCCAAAGTTGATTTAGGCAACAGGGAAAAAGAGGAAATCAACAAGCAAGTAATCACCTCGGCAAAGTTGCCAGAAATAAGAACTAAAAAAACAAATGTACATACCACATAGTGACTAATTCAAAAAAAACAGATAGCTTTTACCAGAGCGTATACGGGCTTTGCAAAAAAAAGTGTAAGCTCACAAGGCATATGATCAACTAACAGATTAGATGCACTAAAAACCCAAGCTGAGCTGAATCATTATTGGCAACAGGGAAAAAGAGGAAACCAACATACAAGCGATCACCTCGGCAAAGTTGCCTCATCAGAATAAAAATACGGAAGTAGTTTGCATTTACGaaggaaattaaaaaaaaaggagAAACAAAATCATGATTCCCTTAGCTACATTAGAGTAAATAAATGTCAAAAAATCACCTCATAAAAGGGCCTAAACAAAAAACTCTAAAACATAAATAACATGTAGATCGCAACATGTATATACAAGTTATAAAAAAAACTGTAGACTCAAAAGGCTTACGGTCAACTAACAGATTAGATGCACATATAAAACCTAAGATAAGCCAGGATCACTGTAGGCAACAGGGAAAAAGAGGAAACCAATATACGAATGATCACCTCGGCAAAGTTGCCTcttaagaaaaaataaaaatgcaGTCCACTTTTATGAAAgagaaaaaaaagaaagagaaggCAAAATCAACGCTTGATAAATCA
This is a stretch of genomic DNA from Helianthus annuus cultivar XRQ/B chromosome 16, HanXRQr2.0-SUNRISE, whole genome shotgun sequence. It encodes these proteins:
- the LOC110896005 gene encoding ERBB-3 BINDING PROTEIN 1, whose protein sequence is MSDDERVEEKELDLSSPEVVTKYKSAAEIVNKALQLVLSECKPKAKIVDICEKGDSYIREQTGNMYKNVKKKIERGVAFPTCLSVNNTVCHFSPLASDETVLEEGDILKIDMGCHIDGFIAVVAHTHMLQQGPVTGRAADVIAAANTAAEVALRLVKPGKKNQDVTKAIQEVAAAYDCKIVEGVLSHQLKQFVIDGNKVVLSVSNPETRVDDAEFEENEVYAIDIVTSTGDGKPKLLDEKQTTIYKRAVDKSYHLKMKASRFIYSDICQNFPIMPFSARALEEKRARLGLVECVNHELLQPYPVLHEKPGDFVAHIKFTVLLMPNGSDRITSHGLQELQPTKTVDDHPEIKAWLSLPVKSKKKGGGKKKKGKQVEKVEGEAKPEPMET